Genomic window (Subtercola endophyticus):
AGATCAGTCTGAAGTCGTTGTCGGCTTGCTCTGCCGCCACGTCGTTCGCGACAGCGATGACCTCGGCCAGCAGTGCGGGATCACCCGCGGCGAGCTCGACGACGTTCGTGTACTGCTGCGTCTTCGGCACGACGAGAATGTGCACCGGAGCCTTCGGAGCGACGTCGGTGAAAGCGATTACCCGATCGGTTTCGGCGACGATGGTGGCCGGAATCTCGCGCGTGACGATGCGGCTGAAGATCGACGGTTCGGTTGAAGCTGACATGTCTTCCATCTTAAGCGGAGCGCCTGACAGGCGACCCGGCAGGCGAGCGCCCGAGCGAGTGCCGCCCGACGCTGTGCGCGAACGTCACCAGCGCTTGAGCAGAATGTTGACCGCCGCGAGCCCCGCCGGCCCGGCCGACGAGGTGCGCAGGATGCCCGGGCCGAGCTTGACCGGCTGGGCGCCCGCCTTCGTGAGATCTTCGAGTTCGCGCTCGGCGATTCCCCCCTCGGGGCCGACCACGAGCACGAGGTCAGGCACCGTCTGGTCGGGATTGCGCACGACACCCTCGCGAGCAAGGTCGCTCTGCACGATGGCGCTCAGGTCCACTCCGCTGAGCGAGAGCTCAGCCGTCGGCTCGAGCACGAGCACCTTCGTGGACTCGGCGAGCGCGAGCAGATCTTTTGTCGTGTGGAGGTCGGCCACCTCTGGCACCCAGGCACGGATCGACTGCTTCGTGGCCTCGCGCACGATGGTGCGCCAGCGCTCGACACCCTTGGCGACCTTGTCGCCGGTCCAGCGCGAAACCGACCGTTCGGCCGCCCACGGAACGACACCGTCGACGCCGAGTTCGGTGGCAGCCTGAATAGCCAGCTCGTCGCGGTCACCCTTGGCGAGCGCCTGCACCAGCCAGATCGAGAGCTCGGGCACAGAAACGTCGAGAACGTGCGTGACAGCGATGCTCAGCACGGTCGACGACACGGCGATCACCGGCCCGCGCACCAGAAGGCCGCGCCCGTCGCCGATCGAGGTCTCTTCGCCGACCCGGATTCGGTTCACTTTGACCGCGTGCTTCTGTTCCTCACCGTGCAACGACACCACGTCGCCCACCTCGTGGGGAGTGTCTCGCAGGTCTTCGCGCAGGTAAAGGGAACTCACGCCCAGAAGCCTATTGGTTCGCGAACGGCTTGCCGGGCATCCACTCGCCCGCTCAGTTCAGAAACCGATCGCGCAGCTTCGAGAACAACCCCTGCTGGAACTGCCCGAGAGTCGGCGACGGGTACTTGTGGGCCGCGGCCAGCTGCTTCACGAGCTCTTTCTGCTTATGGTCGAGCTTCGTGGGCGTCACCACTTGTACGCCGATCTTGAGGTCGCCCCGGCCGCCACCGCGCAGCTTCGTCACACCGCGCGATTTCACCGTGACCACCTCTGAGCTCTGGATGCCCGGCCGAAGTTCGACCTCGACGTCGCCGTCGAGCGCGTTGACGGTCGTGGTGGTGCCGAGCACCGCATCCCACATCTGCACTTCGAGCGTGCAGAGAATGTCGTCGCCGTTGCGGCTGAACACGTCGTGGTGGCGCACCTTCACCTCGAGGTACAGGTCGCCCTGCGGGCCGCCGGCGGGGCCGACTTCACCCTGGCCCGGCATCTGCAGGCGAAGGCCGGTGTCGACCCCGGCGGGGATGTCGACCGGAATGATGCGGCGAGCGCGCACGCGGCCCTGGCCCTGGCAGGTGACGCAGGGCGCGGGGATGATCGTGCCGAAGCCGCGGCAGGTGCCGCACGGTGAGCTGGTCATGACGTTGCCCAGCAGCGAGCGCACGGTGCGGGAGATCTGGCCGGTGCCGTGGCAGATGTCGCAGGTGACCTCGGAGGTTCCAGGCTGGGCACACGAGCCGTTACAGGTCTCGCAGAGGATGGCCGTGTCGACCTCGAGGTCGCGGTGGGTGCCGAAAATGACCTCGCCGAGATCGACCTCGACACGCAAGAGGGCGTCTTGACCGCGTTCGGCGCGGGAGCGGGGGCCGCGCTGGCCGCCCTGCTGGCCGCCGAAGAAGGTCTCGAAGATGTCGCCGAAGCCGCCGAAACCCTGGGCACCGCCACCACCGCCGCCGAAACCGGCCTGGGGGCCGCGATCGTAGCTCTGGCGCTGACCGGGATCGCTCAGAACGTCATAGGCGTGAGTCACGGCCTTGAAGCGCTCTTCGGCATCGGGGCTGGAGTTCACATCGGGGTGCAACTCGCGAGCGAGCCGGCGGTAGGCCTTCTTGATCTCGTCAGGGGTCGCGGTTCGTTCGACACCGAGAACGTCGTAGTGGTCAGCCACGAAGGGCTTCTCCTTTGTTTGTGGTCATGCCGAGCGCGAACTCGTCAGAGTGCGCGTGGACTGGATGGGAGGCGAGCGACGGCGTCAGGATTCGCCGAGACTCTTCGAGAGATAGCGGGCGACCGCGCGAACGGCCGCAATGTTGCTGGAGTAGTCCATGCGGGTCGGGCCGAGCACGCCCAGCCGCGCCAGTGCGCCGCCGGCCGAGCTGTACCCACTGGCGAGAACAGAGGTCTCGGCGAGGCCGAACGAGGCGTTCTCGCGGCCGATCGAAATCGAGATACCGTGCTCGTCGGCCTGCATCTCGCTGAACAGGCGCAACAGCACCACCTGCTCTTCGACCGCCTCGAGAACCGGCAGAATGCTGCCGACAAAATCGCCCTCAGTGCGAACCAGGTTGGCGGCGCCCGCGATGATCAGCTTCTCTTGACGATTGGCAGTGATCTGCTCGGTCAGCGTCGCTGCGATGAGGTCGACCGTTGCGCGGCGCTGCGGAGCGAACTGGTCGGCGAACCCGGAGAGCTTCGCTGCCGCGTCGTCGAGCCCGAGGCCGGAGACGCTCGCGTTGACTCGGGCCCGGGCATCCGCCAAGAACTCGTCGTCGGCCGGCGCGGGCAGTTCTACGATGCGCTGCTCGACGTGGCCGGTGTCGGTGATGACGACGGTCAGCAGACGGGTGGCCGAGAGCGCTACGAGCTCGACGTGCCGCACCTTCGCCTGAGAGAGGGAGGGGTACTGCACGAGCGCGACCTGCTGGGTCAGCTGCGACAACAGGCGAACGGTGCGGGCCAACACGTCGTCGAGGTCGACGGATGACCCCAGGAACGTCTCGATGGCCTGACGCTGCGCGCTCGAGAGCGGCTTGAGGTCGGCGAGGTGGTCGACGAAGAGCCGGTATCCCTTGTCGGTGGGAATGCGGCCCGACGAGGTGTGCGGAGCGACGATGAGCTCTTCTTCTTCGAGCAGGGCCATGTCGTTGCGGATGGTCGCCGCCGAGACACCGAACGAGTGCCGGTCGACGATGGACTTCGAGCCCACCGGTTCGCGGGAGGCGACGTAGTCGCGCACGATGACACGGAGAACCTCGAGGCTGCGTTCAGAGACCACGTTTGCCGCCTTTCTCGTGCCGGATTCTCGCGCGGGAGTTACGCCCGGGTGCTTAGCACTCATGTCTTCAGAGTGCCAATTATATCCCGGCTCGATGGGCGTGGGCCGCGCGGGTAATCAACACGCTGAGCAAAAATCATTGCATGTGCTCTGCGGGGGCATTATCTTGTGCATGAGCATGTTCAGCGTGCCTCGCAGGGCTTGGGGAACGATGCGCACGCGAACATGACGCGCCGGCAAACCGCCGAACCGCTCCGACCGTCTGAAAGGCGATCTCATGTCTGATCCGAACGCTACCCCGCCCTACGAGCCTCCGGCCTATCAGCCGCCGACGGGCTCGGCGCCCGCTGCCGGCGCTCCCCTGTCTGCCGCAGACGACAAGCTGTGGGCGAGCCTGGCCCACTTCGGCAACATCATTCTGCTGATTCCCGCGCTCATCATCTACCTCGTGTTCAAAGACCGTGGCCCGCTGGTGAACCACGAGAGCAAAGAGGCTCTGAACTGGACGATCAACGTCACGGGAGCGATCGTCGTCATCAATATCGTCTCGACGATTCTCGGTTTCATTCCGTTCATCGGCGGCATTCTCGCGCTGTTGTTGAGCCTGGTATGGATCGCGATCTTGATTGTCAACCTGGTCTTCGCCATTATCGGTGGAGTGCGGGTCAATGGCGGCGGCACCTATCGCTATCCGTTCAACTACCGGTGGATCAAGTAATCGAAAGGCAACGATATGTCGAACGTTCCCCCTCCTCCCGCCCAGCCTCCCGTCGGAGGGCCGCCTGTGCCACCACCGCCGGGTCCGCCGGTCCCGCCTCCCGGGCCGCCTGTTCCCCCGCCCGGCGGCTACGCGCCCCAGGCACCGCTGAGCCCGAGCGACCAGCGACTGTGGGCCACGCTCATCCACATCGGTGGCATCATCTTCGGCTTCTTGCCGCCGTTGATCGGCTACCTCGTTCTCAAAGACCGCGGTGAGTTCATTCAAGAGCACACCAAGACCGCTCTGAACTTTCAGCTGACGATTCTCATCGCCTACATCGTGGGCAGCATCCTGAGCATCGTGCTGATCGGTGTGTTCATCTTGATCGCGGCCTGGATCATCGACATCATCTTCAGCATCATCGCCGCTCTGGCTGCGAACAAGGGCGAGCTGTACACGTACCCGAAGTGGTGTGCGATTCAGTTCGTCAAATAAGGCATTCGTTCACGGCCTCGCTCAGGTGAGGCGGCGAACGACCGCGTCGGCCAAGAGCCGCCCGCGCAGGGTCAGCACGATCGACCCGGCGAGGGCGGCTCTTCCGTCGATGAGGCCATCGGCGATCAGTGCCGCCACCTCCCGGCGAGCATCCTCCGACAGCGACGCGATCTCGAGCCCCGAGCGGATGCGCGCGAGCAGCAAGACGCGTTCGAGTTCGCGCGACTCGCCATCAGGCGTCTCCCGCCCGGCCGCCGGCGAGACTCCGGCAAGAATGCGGTCGGCGTAGGCCGCCGGGTGCTTGACGTTCCACCAGCGGGTTCCGCCGACGTGGCTGTGCGCGCCGGGGCCGATTCCCCACCAGTCGTGCCCCTGCCAATAGGCAAGGTTGTGGCGCGAACGGAACTCCGATGTCGGAGTGTCGGGACCCGTGAGCGACCAGTTGCTCACCTCGTACCACTCGTAACCAGAGGCGGCGAGGCGGGCATCCACCAGCTCGTACATGTCGGCCTCGAGGTCGTCGTCGGGCTGCGGGTAGACCCCGGTGCGAATCTGACGGGCGAGCTTGGTGCCCTCTTCGACGATGAGCGCGTAGGCCGAGAGATGGTCGGGCTGCATCGCGAGCGCGGCTTCGACCGACGTACTCCAGTCGGCGAGAGTCTCGCCAGGGGTGCCGTAGATGAGGTCGAGGCTGACCTGGAGCCCGGCGTCGCGGGCCCACGCCACGACCTGGGGCACGCGTTCCGGGTCGTGGGTTCGGTCGAGGGTCTGCAGAACGTGCGGCACCGCTGACTGCATTCCGAAACTGACCCGCGTGAAGCCGGCGGCCGCGAGCTCGGCGAGGTAGCGGGCATCCACCGAGTCGGGGTTCGCCTCGGTGGTGACCTCGGCGCCGGGAGCCAGACCCCAGGCTTCTTCGACCGAGCGCAGCATGCCGATGAGCTGGTGGCTGGGCAGCAGGGTGGGGGTTCCGCCGCCGAAGAAGACGGTCGAGACGGGGCGCTCGGTGACGCCCGACGCGGTGAGAACGTCTGCCGCGAAGGCCACCTCACGCTGGGCCTGGCCAGCGTAGTCGACCTGTTTCGCGCCGCGCAGCTCGGTGGAGGTGTAGGTGTTGAAGTCGCAGTATCCGCAGCGCACGCGGCAGAACGGCACGTGCAGGTACACGCCGAACGGATGCCCGGCGGCGCGTTCGGCCGCGCCCTCGGGAAGCAGGCCGTCGCCGGGTGCGGGGTCGCCCAAGGGCAGCGCGCTACCCACGGGTCAGACCCCGGGCATCCGGTTCGCGAAGCGCGCCGACGACCACGTCAGGCACGTGCCGGCAGGAGCGCGCGCAGGTATTGCTTGGTGGCCTTGCGCTGCTGCCAGCGCCCGATGGGGCTGCCGATGCGGTAGTACCAGGTGCTGGGCTTGGAGAAGCTGCGGATGGTCACCCACACCGAGTCGTCGGCGCGGTGTTCGATCATGAAGCTCTCTTCGCCGATCTCCGGATGCCCGGGCAAGGTGCCATAGGCGAAACCGACACGGTTCTCGTCGCTGGTCACCGAGACCACACGAACCGGGGCGACGAACTTGACGCCGAGAATATGCACGACGAGTTCAGCAGTGACGCCGGGCGCCACGTGCGGCGTGCCGTCTTCGGTGTAGACATGGCTGTCGTCGAGTTCGCGCGGGCCGACCGGGTTGCCATCGGCGTCGTAGACGAGCCCCACGTAGTCGAATTCGCTCGAGGGCGGCAGCTCGATGTTCTCGACGGAGATTCCGCTGCCGCGCTGGATGCCCCAGGTGAGCACCGCCTCGGCGGCGGACTCGAAGCGCTCGATTCCGGAGCCGAGTCGCACGGTCGACTCGAACGGCTTGAAGCCCTTCGGCGGGTAGTACAGCAGGTCGGGCGCTTGGCTCGCGCCGATGGCGGCATAGGTCAGCGCCTGGCCGCTGTGCGTGGCCCGGGTTCTGATCTGTTCGCTTGCCATTGTTGTGCTGCCTACTTCTTGTCTTTCGTTTCGGTGTCGCCGCTGAGAGCTGCGATGAACGCCTCCTGCGGAACCTCGACGCGGCCCACCATCTTCATGCGCTTCTTGCCCTCTTTCTGCTTCTCGAGCAGTTTGCGCTTGCGGGTGATGTCACCGCCGTAACACTTGGCCAGAACGTCTTTGCGCATGGCGCTGATCGACTCACGGGCGATGATACGCGCACCGATGGCGGCCTGGATAGGCACTTCGAACTGCTGGCGCGGAATGAGCTTCTTCAAGCGCTCGGTCATCAGCACGCCGTAGGCGTAGGCCTTGTCTTTGTGCACGATGGCGCTGAACGCGTCGACGGCCTCGCCCTGCAGCAGAATGTCGACCTTCACGAGGTCGGCGACCTGCTCGCCGATGGGCTCGTAGTCGAGGCTCGCGTAGCCCTGCGTGCGGCTCTTCAGGTGGTCGAAGAAGTCGAAGACGATCTCGCCGAGCGGCATCTTGTAGTGCAGTTCGACGCGGTCGGTGCCGACGTACTCCATTCCGTCGAGAGTGCCGCGGCGGCCCTGGCAGAGCTCCATGATGGTGCCGACGTAGTCTTTGGGCGCCAGGATGCTCGCCTTGACCATCGGTTCGCTGACGCTTGCGATCTTTCCACCGGGAAACTCGCTCGGGTTGGTCACCGTGACGGTCTTCTTGTCATCGGTGGTCACCTCGTAGATCACGCTTGGAGCGGTGGCGATGAGGTCGAGACCGAATTCGCGCTCGAGACGCTCGGTGATGATCTCGAGGTGCAGCAGGCCGAGAAAGCCGCAGCGGAAGCCGAAACCGAGCGCCACGGAGGTCTCGGGCTCGTAGACCAGTGCCGCGTCAGAGAGCTTCAGCTTGTCGAGGGCCTCGCGCAGGTTGGGGTAGTCCGAACCGTCGATGGGATACAGGCCCGAGAACACCATCGGCTTGGGCTCGCTGTAGCCCTTCAGCGCGACCGTAGCGGGCTTCTGGAACGTGGTGACGGTGTCGCCGACTTTGCTGAGCCGAACATCCTTCACGCCCGTGATGAGGTAACCCACCTCACCGACCGCCAGGCCCTGGCTCGGGGTGGGCTCGGGGGTCGAGACACCGATCTCGAGCACCTCGTGCGTCGACTTGGTGCTCATCATCATGATCTTCTCGCGCGGCGTGAGCTTGCCGTCGATCATGCGCACGTAGGTGATGACGCCGCGGTACGCGTCGTACACCGAGTCGAAGATCATGGCGCGCGGTGAGGCGTTGATGTCGCCCTGCGGGGCAGGGATGCTCGCCACCACCAGGTCGAGCAGCTCTTCGACGCCCATGCCGGTCTTACCACTGACGCGCAGCACGTCTTCGGGCTTGCCGCCGATGAGACCGGCGAGTTCGGCCGCGTACTTGTCAGGGTCGGCGGCCGGCAGGTCGATCTTGTTGAGCACGGGGATGATCGTGAGGTCGTTGTCGAGCGCGAGGTAGAGGTTGGCGAGCGTCTGGGCCTCGATGCCCTGGGCGGCGTCGACGAGCAGAATGGCTCCCTCGCAGGCGGCGAGCGAACGGCTGACCTCGTAGGTGAAGTCGACGTGACCCGGAGTGTCGATCATGTTCAGCGCGTAGGTCTGGCCGTCGAGGGCCCACGGCATGCGCACGGCTTGGCTCTTGATGGTGATGCCGCGCTCGCGCTCGATATCCATTCGGTCGAGATACTGGGCGCGCATGTCGCGATCGCTCACCACGCCGGTGATCTGCAGCATGCGGTCGGCCAGCGTCGACTTGCCGTGGTCGATGTGCGCGATAATGCAGAAGTTGCGGATGAACGCGGGGTCGGTCGACGCCGGCTGGAGTTCCTGTACTGCTCTGGGGCTCACGCGTTCCTCGTAGTTTTCGGCAATGGTGCCCTCAAGTTTACGAGACTTGTCGCTGACAACGCGCTCGCCGAGGGAATCATGGGCGCGCGGCAGGGGTTTACTGGGGTCATGAGCATCTTTCTGACCGGCGCGACCGGATTTGTCGGATCATCCATTCTTCGTACGCTGCGCGCGCAGGGGCGGGAGGTCACCGCGCTGGTGCGCAACGACGCCAAGGCCGCGGAGGTTTCAGCGCTGGGTGCCAGTGCTGTCATCGGCGAGCTCAGCGACAGCGAACTCATCACGACGCAGGCGCTCGCCAGCGACGGCGTCATTCACGTCGCTTCGCCTGGCGACGCCTCCAGTGCCAGCCTCGACGACGCGTTCGTGACCGCCGTGTTCGCGGGGCTCGAGGGCAGCGACAAGCCGTTCGTGCACACGGGCGGCATCTGGGTGTTCGGCGACGGGGCCGCGATCACCGAAGAGTCACCACAGAACCCGCCCGCGATCACCGCGTGGCGCGCCGAAATCGAGAAGCGTGTGCTGTCTGCTCAGGGGGTGAAGACCACGGTGATCATGCCCGGGATTGTGTACGGGTACGGCAGCGGGATTCCGAACTCAGTGGTCGACGCTCCGCGGGTGGCCGGCGTCGGCGGTGAGGCGCTGAAACTCATCGGATCGGGCGACGAGCACTGGACCACGGTGTACGTCGACGACCTGGCCGCGTTGTACGTGCTGGCGTTCGACCTCGCTCCGGCCGGTTCGGTCTACCTCGGTGTCAACGGGCAGAACCCGACGACGCGTGAACTCGGTTCGGCCGCCTCGTACGCCGCGGGGCTCGACGGGCGCGTGGCGCCGTCGACCGCCGAGGAGGTGCACGCGGTGCTGGGCGTTGCTTTCGGTGACGCGCTGCTACTCGACCAGCAGGCCACGGGCGAGGCAGCACGCGCGGCACTCGGCTGGTCGCCGACCGGGCCGTCGCTCGTCGACGAGCTGCGTACCGGCTCGTACGCGCCGGGGCACTAGCTCTTCGGGGGAGGCGCGGGCAGACGACGGATGCCCGTTTCGATGTCGCGCGGATCGGCGGCGACGCACAGGCGAATCCAGCCCTCGCCATGGCGGCCGAACGCGCTTCCGGGCGCCACGGCCACCCGTTGCTCCAGAAGGAACCGCTCGGCCCACTCGCCGACGTCGCCGTTGGTCGCGTAAGACACATCGACCCACAAGTAGAAGGCGCCAGACGGTTCGAGGTAGTCGATGCCACGCTCTCTCAGGAGCTCTGTCGCAAACGAGAGGTTCTCGCGGTAATGCGCGGCGGCGGCAGCTACGTGCTCTTGCGGGCCGGTGATCGCCGCGACGGCAGCGAGCTGGGTGGGCGTGTTGATGCAGCTCACGATGGCCTCTTGCACCGTGCGCATCAGCGGCGCCATGCCGGGCGGGGTGACCAGGTAGCCGATGCGGGCTCCGGTGAGGGCGTAGGTCTTCGACAGGGAGAACACCGAAAACACGCGGTCGTCGGTGTCGAGCGAGGCGACGCTGGTGTGCAGCGCGCCGTAGGTGAAGCGTTCGTAGACTTCGTCGCTGAGCATCCACAGGTCGTGCTTCTTGGCGAAGGCGAGCAGGCTCTCGATGACGGGTTGGGGAAAGATGGCCCCGAGCGGGTTCGACGGCGAGTTGATGATGATGAGGCGGGTTCGGCTGGTGACGAGGCGTTCGAGTTCGTCGAGATCGGGTAAGAAGTCGGCGGATGCCCGCAAGGTGTACGGAACCGGAACGGCGTTGATCATGCGGGCGTTCATGGCGAACGTGGAATAGCCGGGATCGGGGATGAGCACCTCGTCGCCCGGGCTGAGGGTGAGCGTCATGGCGAGGAACAGGGCGTGCATGCCGCCGCTGGTGACCCACACCTGTTCGGTGTCGACCTCGATGCCGTTCTCGGTGGCGAGTTTGTCGACGATGGCGGCTCGGAGTTCGGGGATGCCGCCGTTCGGGGTGTAGTCGGTCTGGTCGGCCTGCCAGGCGGCGGCCGCGACCTCGAGGATGTGCGGCGCGACCGGCACGTCGGGCTCACCGACGGCCAGGAACACGACGTCGTCGAGCGACTGCGCCAACTCGAAGATGCGCCGGATGCCCGACGGGGGAACCGAATCCATGTGGGCTGCGAGGCTGGGCATACGATTAACGCTAGTTGACCCATCGTGAGATTGTCGTTCGGCCCGGCAACTGGTAATGTTGTCTGTTGGCTTGCGTGCTCTGCACAGTTGCCTGGCTTTTCGGCCGCAACGGCAGACCACGACTCATTACACACTTCAATCAGGGTGCCCGTGCGGGTGCTTCGAACAGACCAGACACAGAAGGTATTTTCAGTGGCAAACATCAAGTCCCAGATCAAGCGCATCGGCACCAACAAGAAGGCGCAAGAGCGCAACAAGGCCGTCAAGAGCGAGCTCAAGACCGCCATCCGCGCCGTGCGCGCGAGCGTTCTCGCGGGCGACAAAGAGAAGGCCACCGCTGCTCTGGCGCTCGCCGGCAAGAAGCTCGATAAGGCTGCCAGCAAGGGTGTCATCCACAAGAACCAGGCCGCGAACCGCAAGTCGGCTATCGCGAAGAGCGTCGCCGCCCTGTAGCCGATTGTCGTGTGAGCCCCGGCTCGCACGACGTATCAGGCTTTGTGCTGGTGACGCTCGAAGCCGACCGGCTTCGAGCGTCGTTTGAATCTCTGCAGATCTGCCCCGTGCGCGGGGCTTTTCTGCGTTAACGTGCCGCCGCGAATCCTGCGTGGGGGCACGCTCTTCGGCGCGGGCGTGCGGCGTCGTCGGTTGACGACGAGAGCGAGGGTTTCGGACGAGAGAGGGCGTTTAGGCGGCATCTCTCGTCCGAAGTAGTCGCTCTCGTCGTCGCGGGGTGCGAGCGCGGGGGCGTCAGCGCTCGCCGCGGGAGGCGACGGTGGCGATCATGCGCTCGAGGGAGTAGACGGGGTCACGGGTGGCGCCTTTGATGTTCTCGTCGGTCTCGGCGAGCATCTGGATGCTGCGGCCGAGGCCCTCACCCGTCCAGCCTTGCAGATCGCGACGTGCTCGGTCGATCTGCCAGGGCGCTAGACCCAGCTGGCCGGCCAACTGGCCCGAACCGCCGCGTGTGCCGAGCACTTTGGCCATCGTTCGCAACTTCATCGCGAACGCGGCGACCATCGGCACGGGGTCTGCACCTGTCGCCAGCGCGTGCCGTAAGAGGGCGAGTGCTTCGCCGTACCGCCCCGCAATGGCGCTGTCGGCAACGGCGAACGCGTTCGTCTCGACCCTGCCCGAGTAGTACTTTGCGACGGTTGCTTCAGTGATCTCGTCGCTCGTGTCGGCAATCAGCTGCGTGCAGGCGCTCGACAACTCAGCGAGATCGTCGGCGAAAGCAGAGACCAGCGCTCGAATCGCGCTCGGCGACACCCTGCGCCCGGCGGCCTTGAATTCGGCGACAGCGAAGTCGTAACGATCGGAGTCTTTCTTCAGCTCGGCGCAGACGACCTCGATGACGTCGCCCGAACTCGCGCGCACGGCGTCGAGCAGCCGCTTGCCCCGCACTCCCCCGGCGTGACGCAACACGACATACGTGTCGTCGGCGGGGTAGGCCAGGTAGTCGATGGCTTCGAGAATGAAGTCGTCTGTACTCTTCTCGACCGACGAAACACGAATGAGACGCGGCTCGCCGAAGAGCGACGGGCTGGCCATGGTGAGCAATTCGCCCGGCGCATAACTCGAGGCGTCGATGTCGCTGATCTCGAGGCTCGGGTCTTCTGCCTTGAGCAGGTCGCGCAACTGCCTGATGGACCGTTCGGCGAGAAACGACTCGGTACCCGACACCAGAACGACCGCGGCCGGCCTGATCTGGTGCCATTCGAGCTGCGGAATGACAGGCGGCGGCGACTTCGACGACGCCTTGGCGCCGCCGCGACCCGCCGCCGGGCGCGACCCTCGTACTGCTGCCATCACCACCTCATTTCTTCTTCTCAACCCTAGCCGCACCGTCTGACCACACGTCGATTCCCGCCGCCGTCGGCGTGAGCACGATCATGCCGAGAAGGTCGGTTCGATAGGCGATGGTCTGTGCGCGCGCGAGTATTCCCAGCAGCCGGTCGGTCGGATGCCCGTACCGATTGTTCATTCCGACGGAGATGATTCCGACCGTCGCCGAGATCGCCTGATAGAGCGCCTCACTCTGGTCTGCGCTGCCATGGTGTGCGACCTTGACCACGTCCACGTGGTGGAGGGCGTTCGCGGCCATGACCATACCCTGCGAGTCTTCGCCGAGATCACCGAGGAACAGCGAGGTGATGGCCCCGGTGAACTCGACCGTGACGCACGCGTCGTTGCCGCGTAACTCTGTTCCGGCCTCGGGCCAGAGCACGTGCCAGGCCACCGTGCCGAGGGTGCCGGAATCGCCACGGGTCGGGTGCCGAACATCCGCACCCCGAGTGCTGAGCGAGCTGGCCATGGCGGCGTCTTTGCCGTCCTCGGGAGGGCCGAGCATGGCCGTGACGACGTGGCCGAGCACCGCGCTCAGCCCACCGACGTGGTCGAGGTCGTAATGGGTGAGGATGAGCAGGTCGATGGTTGTGATGGCGAGCCGGTGCAGGCAGGTCGTGAGCAACGCGGGGTCGGGGCCGACGTCGATCAAGGCGATCTTGCCGGTCGCCGGGT
Coding sequences:
- a CDS encoding pyridoxal phosphate-dependent aminotransferase; its protein translation is MPSLAAHMDSVPPSGIRRIFELAQSLDDVVFLAVGEPDVPVAPHILEVAAAAWQADQTDYTPNGGIPELRAAIVDKLATENGIEVDTEQVWVTSGGMHALFLAMTLTLSPGDEVLIPDPGYSTFAMNARMINAVPVPYTLRASADFLPDLDELERLVTSRTRLIIINSPSNPLGAIFPQPVIESLLAFAKKHDLWMLSDEVYERFTYGALHTSVASLDTDDRVFSVFSLSKTYALTGARIGYLVTPPGMAPLMRTVQEAIVSCINTPTQLAAVAAITGPQEHVAAAAAHYRENLSFATELLRERGIDYLEPSGAFYLWVDVSYATNGDVGEWAERFLLEQRVAVAPGSAFGRHGEGWIRLCVAADPRDIETGIRRLPAPPPKS
- the holA gene encoding DNA polymerase III subunit delta; translated protein: MAAVRGSRPAAGRGGAKASSKSPPPVIPQLEWHQIRPAAVVLVSGTESFLAERSIRQLRDLLKAEDPSLEISDIDASSYAPGELLTMASPSLFGEPRLIRVSSVEKSTDDFILEAIDYLAYPADDTYVVLRHAGGVRGKRLLDAVRASSGDVIEVVCAELKKDSDRYDFAVAEFKAAGRRVSPSAIRALVSAFADDLAELSSACTQLIADTSDEITEATVAKYYSGRVETNAFAVADSAIAGRYGEALALLRHALATGADPVPMVAAFAMKLRTMAKVLGTRGGSGQLAGQLGLAPWQIDRARRDLQGWTGEGLGRSIQMLAETDENIKGATRDPVYSLERMIATVASRGER
- the lepA gene encoding translation elongation factor 4 is translated as MSPRAVQELQPASTDPAFIRNFCIIAHIDHGKSTLADRMLQITGVVSDRDMRAQYLDRMDIERERGITIKSQAVRMPWALDGQTYALNMIDTPGHVDFTYEVSRSLAACEGAILLVDAAQGIEAQTLANLYLALDNDLTIIPVLNKIDLPAADPDKYAAELAGLIGGKPEDVLRVSGKTGMGVEELLDLVVASIPAPQGDINASPRAMIFDSVYDAYRGVITYVRMIDGKLTPREKIMMMSTKSTHEVLEIGVSTPEPTPSQGLAVGEVGYLITGVKDVRLSKVGDTVTTFQKPATVALKGYSEPKPMVFSGLYPIDGSDYPNLREALDKLKLSDAALVYEPETSVALGFGFRCGFLGLLHLEIITERLEREFGLDLIATAPSVIYEVTTDDKKTVTVTNPSEFPGGKIASVSEPMVKASILAPKDYVGTIMELCQGRRGTLDGMEYVGTDRVELHYKMPLGEIVFDFFDHLKSRTQGYASLDYEPIGEQVADLVKVDILLQGEAVDAFSAIVHKDKAYAYGVLMTERLKKLIPRQQFEVPIQAAIGARIIARESISAMRKDVLAKCYGGDITRKRKLLEKQKEGKKRMKMVGRVEVPQEAFIAALSGDTETKDKK
- a CDS encoding NAD-dependent epimerase/dehydratase family protein, producing the protein MSIFLTGATGFVGSSILRTLRAQGREVTALVRNDAKAAEVSALGASAVIGELSDSELITTQALASDGVIHVASPGDASSASLDDAFVTAVFAGLEGSDKPFVHTGGIWVFGDGAAITEESPQNPPAITAWRAEIEKRVLSAQGVKTTVIMPGIVYGYGSGIPNSVVDAPRVAGVGGEALKLIGSGDEHWTTVYVDDLAALYVLAFDLAPAGSVYLGVNGQNPTTRELGSAASYAAGLDGRVAPSTAEEVHAVLGVAFGDALLLDQQATGEAARAALGWSPTGPSLVDELRTGSYAPGH
- the rpsT gene encoding 30S ribosomal protein S20 is translated as MANIKSQIKRIGTNKKAQERNKAVKSELKTAIRAVRASVLAGDKEKATAALALAGKKLDKAASKGVIHKNQAANRKSAIAKSVAAL